The genomic region GACACCAGCTGACATGGTGGGTGTTCCACGGCACATAGCAGAACACCGATTGAATGTCTCAGAAAGTGCAAAACCTGTGGTACACGCCAAACGCCACTTGGGAGATATAAAACACGACGCTATGCAAGAGTAAGTTATGGAACTGTTGAACGCTGGTATCATCAGAGAAGTCCGATACCAAACTTGGGTGGCAAGCCCTGTAATGGTATAGAAATCAAATGGCAGCTGGAGAATGTGTGTAGATTACAAGGACCTGAACAAGGCATGCCCGCGTGACTGCTATGCCTAACCAGATATCGATGAAAAGATTGATTCGCTAGCAACATTCAGATGAAAGTGCTTCCTTGACTGTTACAAGGGGTACCACTAAGTTCAAATGGCCGTCCAAGATGAAGacaaaaccgcattccgcacgccGACAGGGCTGTACTGCTACACCAAAATGCCTTTCGGCCTAAAGAATGCAGGGGCGACCTATCAGCGATTGATGAATGAAACGTTCAGTGATGCCATCGGCAAATACATCGAAGTGTATATGGATGACTTGGTCATCATGAGCAAAAAAGAAAGTACGATGCTGGGGAATATTCAGAAGACGTTCGAAACACTGCGCGGTGTAAGTATCAAGCTAAACCCATCGAAATGTTCTTTCggcatggaagaaggaaagttctTGGGTTTCATTGTCACAAAAGAGGGTTTTAAAGTAAATCCTGAAAAGGTACAAGCAATCGAGAGAATGCCTTCACCGTCAACTATCAAAGAGATGCAAAAATTGGCAGGACGGTTGGCAGCACTCAACCGCTTCCTAGCCAATCACGCAGCTAAATCTTTCCCGTTTATCAAAACACTCCGCAACTGCATGAAGAAAAGCCAATTTCAGTGGACTCCAGAAGCCGAGAGCGCATTTCGCGAGATGAAGGATTGCCTCATAAAATTGCCAACATTGACGGCACAAGTGAAAGGAGAACCTCTGGTATTATATCTATCAGCATCCGATAGAGCAGTCGGAACAGTTTTGCTCGTCGATCGCCAAGGTGTCCAAACACCGGTTTACTACGTGTCTCGTACTCTGACCGACCCAGAAATTCGGTATGCAATAATGGAAAAACTAGTGCTAGCACTAATCCATGCATCAAGACAGCTGCGCAGGTACTTTGCCAACCATGTCATTCACGTATTAACAAATTACAACATCGGCAACATCCTCGCAAGGCCAGAGATTTCTGGAAGATTAGCAAAGTGGGCGATAGAACTGGGAGGCCATAATGTGGTTTTCAGGCCAAGACCAGCAATCAAGGGCCAGGTGCTGGCTGATTTCATGACAGAAGTGCCTGATGAAAAGGATCGGGAGTGTAAGGCAATGGAGAAAGCTGAAAGGCAACAAACAAAAGAACCATGGCTACTATACAAAGACGGCGCGTCTAATGAAGACGGTGCAGGCGCAGGGCTTAGGCTGGTAAGCCCTGACAAACATGAATTCACGTACGCCATAAGGCTAGACTTCAAAAGCACGAATAACGAAGCCGAATACGAAGCCTTCCTTGCCGGTTTGAGATTGGCAATCAAGATGGGAGTCAAACACATTGAGGCGCACGTAGACTCAATGTTAGTAGCCAGACAAATCAATGGGCAGTACGATGCCAAAGGAGACGTGATGGCTCTCTACTTGAACCAAGCAAAAACATTACTACCAAACTTCTATTCCTACAAGGTGCACCACATCAACAGGAGTGAGAATAAACCAGCAAACGCGCTGAGTAAACTCGCATCCACAAGTTTCCAGCACCTAGCCAAGGACGTGCGCATAGAAGTTTTGAGCAACCCATCAGTACCACTAAGAGAAGTAAGCGTTATTCAAATGGGAACAACGTTGTGGATGACTCCGATAATCATGTATTTCAATCTGGGATACTACCGGAGAACAAAGCCGAAGTAAAGAAAATTCCAATACAAGGCGGAACACTATCAGATGGTTGATGGAATCCTATACCGAAAATCATACCTTGGGCCATTGTTGAGATGTGTCAACCCAGAAGACGCGAACTACTTGATCAGAGAGGTGCATGAGGGAATCTGTGGCATACATGTTGGACCGAGAATGGTGGTAGCAAAGGtgatgaatgccgggtattactggcccggaaTGCACCTAGACGCAGTAAAAGCTTTGAGAAAATGCAGTGGGTGCCAGAGACATGCTCCCAAGATGATGCGCCCCAAGAATGAATTAGTGCCCGTCACAACGACGTGGCCTTTTCAACAATGGGGAATAGATATGGTTGGCCCTTTTCCTGAAGCCCCAGGGGCAGTGAAATTCATCATAGTCGTGGTAGACTATTTCACAAAGTGAGTAGAAGCGAAGGCACTGGCGTCAACCACATCTACTGTGGTACGGCGTTTCATCTGGGAACAGATAATCTGCAGATTTGGGCTACCCCTGCGAATCATCACCGATAACGGGACGAATTTTGCCGCAGAAGATCTCCAACGATGGTTCAAGGAGCTACACATAGAGCATACCTTCTCCTCGGTTGCACACCCGCATGGGAATGGTCAAGTCGAAGCCGTTAACAAAAGCATCGTAGACAGAATTAAATCACGATGGGAGAAAAAAGGAGAGGCTGGGTTGACGAATTGCCCAGCATACTATGGGCCCATAGGACGATGCCCAAAACAAGCAACTGAGAGACACCGTTCAGCTTAGTCTATGGGTCCGAGGCTGTCATACCAGCGGAGATCGGATTGCCGTCACcaagaatgctctccatgaataTGATCAAcaacgaagaagaaaggaggCTAGACCttgacctcctagaagaaaggagAGAAATGGCGGCAATCAATGAAGCAAAATACAAAACAAAGCTGGAAAAGTACTATAACTCAAAAGTCCGAGTTTGCACGTTCAATCCAGGAGATTACGTCCTAAGAGATAATGAAGCGTCTAACGCCGAAAAACCTGGAAAATTAGCTCCCAAGTGGGAAGGGCCTTATGTGGTAGATGCAGTACTCGGAAAAGGGGCGTATAAGTTACGCACCCTAGACAACAAAGAAGTCCCAAGTACTTGGAACGCTCAACAGTTAAGGAGATGCTACATGTAAACAGCCAAGGTTTTATGTACTTGTAATGGCTGCACGCCAACACATTTAGCactaatacaagaagtgtttggctatctCTTTTTTCCATACGAATTTTTGTCACAACTGCATATATTACTTCGGgcatacacgaaaacatcaatggctcgaccataggaaacgttgtagacctccaaggctcgtcacaaccaagtgcacagccgggtcaaaaacacaaccaaagcctagaAAACGCCAAACcaaaacttcgtgcccacataaacgTGAACACATCGATAACATGGTAAATAAACATTGTAAGACCCCTAAGGCCGAACACAGCCGGGTCCACACAATAACCTGTAATTCGATCACTTCGTAATTCACGATCCAACCTACGCACACAAACGACAGAATAAACGTTGTAACTAACACAACACAACCTGTCAgtgccatcattcattcgtgatacctaatcaaagtaattacacatgcacatattatgacgataacaAAATTCACATGCAAAAAACCAAAGGTGAATATTAACATAAAAGATGCCATGCATAGCTAAATGTTCACAGGCAAACACAAGTAACTTATACACAAAAAAGTTAAGTTGAAATTCTTCATAAGATTGTCAGTCGGTTACAAGGCCATCCAAGGCCATACATGGCACGCAGGCCGGAATTCTTCATTCTGGATGACTAGTCCCAGCGCCTCCAGCCGCGCGACCTTCATCCCCAAGAGCTTTCTTCAATAGGGCAACACCATCAGGTTTCCGAGACAACTTCTGGGCAGCCTTAACAACAGCAAATTCCAAAGACGCAAACTCTTGCCGTTTCGCGGCATACTTTGCACCACAATCCTCTTTGTAGAACTCGAAATGATAGTCTTTCTCATTGTTAACAGCTGCAGCCCTACCTTCACTATAACCATCTTTCTGACCGCTATTGTACCCCGCTTGACCCAACTCAAacatatagttggcaagctcagGAGATTTCACTATACGATCGGCAATCTGTGAGGGGTACACAACAAAATAAGAAAAGTAATTAACACAAACCGAAAGCAAATATAAAACGAAGGAAGTTACCAAGGGCACCGCGCGCGACAGCAACCATTTACAGTTAACAGAAATCTCCTCAGCAAGGAGCTCAGCAGCTTTACACTCCACAACCTTCTTTTCACCGAATTCCTCTAACCTAGCTATACGCTGAACATACTCTTCTTTCTTTTTCCCAGACGCAACGCGCGCTTGCTCAGCTTCCTCGCTAATTTTCTTCTTTTCCCCAGATAGCCTGACAATAGCATCTCGTTGAGATTGCATCT from Helianthus annuus cultivar XRQ/B chromosome 10, HanXRQr2.0-SUNRISE, whole genome shotgun sequence harbors:
- the LOC110882862 gene encoding uncharacterized protein LOC110882862 → MVVAKVMNAGYYWPGMHLDAVKALRKCSGCQRHAPKMMRPKNELVPVTTTWPFQQWGIDMVGPFPEAPGAVKFIIVVIICRFGLPLRIITDNGTNFAAEDLQRWFKELHIEHTFSSVAHPHGNGQVEAVNKSIVDRIKSRWEKKGEAGLTNCPAYYGPIGRCPKQATERHRSA